The Pseudonocardia sp. EC080619-01 genome segment TCCATACCTGAGGAGAGATATGCGACTGCGTGAGGGCACGACGAAGTGGAACTTCGCCTTCATCAACGGCCCCAACATGGGCCAGCTTGGCAAGCGGCAGGGCGCCGTTTTCGGGGCGGTGTCTTCACTGGCAGACGTGAACGCGATGGTTGACGAGTTTGCCGACGAGATTGGCGTCAGCGTCACCCACTTCCAGTCGGACGCCGAGTCGGACATCCTGCACTTCATCCACGAGACTGGCGCATCGGTGGACGGCTACCTGATCAACCCAGCCGGCCTCACCTGGTTCGGCCTAGCCACCCGGGACGCGCTGATCGATACCGGGGTGCCCTACATGGAGGTGCACTTTGCCAACGTGTCGACCTGGAAGGAGAACACCAACCCAGGCCGCCCCGACCTGCAGTCGCTCTTCTCTCACACCGCCACGGGGGTCTTCGAGGGGATGCTGCACCACGGCTATCTCGCGGCCGTGCTGGCCCTCGCCTTGGGTCTCGACGACAAGGGCTTCCTCAACGGGAGCCAGGCGGGTGAAGAGCGCTGAACGCGTCCATCGCAGAGGCCGACCCGCAGCAGCGCTGTGTGGTTGCAGGTGCAGGTGTTGTCGGCGTGCTCACGGCCTACCGGTTGGCGCTGTCCGGCGCTGAGGTGACGCTTGTCGACGCGGGAGACCTCGGCGCGGGCACGTCGGGCGGCAGCTTCGCTCACGCGAACGCGAGCTACGCCGGCTACTGGGACTATGTCGAGCTGCGGCGCGACGGCGTAGCCGGATACCGTCGGCTGCGTGCCGAGCTTGGCGGCGCGCCGTGGCTGCATGACACGGGTTGCCTATCCGTTCATCTGTCCGAACAGCACGAAGCAGAGTTCGATGCGCACCTGCGGCGCCTAGACGATCTTGGCCACGCTGCCGAACGTGTCGAGGGGCCGGTGACGGCGCTGGAACCTGCGTTGGACGTCGACCAGGTGGGCGCAGCCGGCGTGTTCCCGGACGAGGGGTACGTCGACGTGCCGGTCATGCTGGAGGACCTCGCGGCTCGCCTGCGCGCCCTCGGAGTGGTTGTCCGGACCGGCGACGCGGTGGCCGGTGTCGAGATCGACAACGGGCAGGTGCGAGAGGTCCGGCTGCGCTCGGGGACGAGCCTGCCCGCTGACTGGCTGGTGAGCTGCGTGGGCCGCTGGACCGACGAACTGGTCGCACTGGCTGGCGTCGCTCCGACGCTGGTGGCCCACGAACCCGTGGGCGGAGTCCCGGTGCCGGGGCTGTTGGTCGTGGTGCCGGCAGGACCGACCCCGGTCAGCCGGGTCGTCGCGGTCGACGACATGAACTACCGGCCCGCAGGCGAGGGGCGCACAATGGTGTGGTCGGGCTCGGTCGACATGGAGCTGGCCCGTGAGGGCGGAGCCAGTGCTGATCCCGCGACGATTGAGCGTCTGGTCGCCCGCGTCGTGGAGGCAGCCGCTGAGCACGCGGCCACTCTCCGCGGCGCGACACCCCTGTCCGCGATCGTGTGTCAACGAGCACTGCCGGCCGACGGACTGCCCGTCGTTGGCGCCGTCCCGGGTCTGAACGGCCTGTACGTCGTTCTCGCCCACGCGGCGATCACCATGGCCCCCGCACTGGCCGACATCGTGACCCTCGAGCTCACGGGAGGCCGGACTGACCCGCGCGTCACCCGTTTCCGCCCCGACCGGCTCCTCGCAAAGTCGGTTGCGGACTCCGATCAGCAGCTGGAGGGCGCCTCATGAGTACCGCATCCGGAGAGTTCGTCGACTTCACGCTGGTGTCCTTCCAGCACCGAGGTCAGGAGGAGTTCGCTGCCGGGATGATCCACGACAGGATGGTCTGGCCGCTGGCCGACGCGCACGGCGTCCCGGACAACGTCCTCCAGGCGTGCCTGCTCGCGGCCACCCCGGACGGCGTGGATAGGCTGCGTAGTGGCGTGCTCGGCCCCGAGAGCCGTTCGCGTCCCACGCCGCTCGACGAGGTGAGGCTGGGGTCGCCGCTGTCGAGCCCAGAAAAGATCATCTGCCTCGGGCTCAACTACGTCGACCACGCCACCGAGACCGGATTCGAGGCGCCTCCGGCGCCGATTATCTTCTCGAAGTTCCGCAATAGTCTGGTGGGTCCGCACGACCCGGTCGTGCTGCCCCGCAGCAGCCACGAGGTCGATTTCGAGGGTGAGCTCGCCGTCGTGATCGGACGCGCCGCCAAGTACGTCGACGAGGCCGATGCGCTCGCGTACGTGGCCGGCTACGCCGTCACCAACGACGTCACCGCCCGCGACCTGCAGGTCCGGACCAGCCAGTGGACGGCAGGTAAGGCGCTGGACACGTTCGCGCCTATGGGGCCGGGGCTCGTGCCAGCCGGACTGGTCCCGGACCCGCAGGACCTGATGATCGAGACCCGCGTGAACTCCGAAACCATGCAGTACGACAGCACAAAGGCGATGATTTTCAGTGTCGCCCACACAATCGCCGACTTGAGCACGATGATGACGCTCGTGCCGGGGGACGTGATCGCGACCGGCACCCCTGCCGGGGTGGGGTTCAAGCAGGATCCGCCACGGTTCCTCACCGCCGGAGACGTGGTCGAGGTGTCGATTCGCGGGATCGGCACAATCCGGAACCCCGTCGTCGCTGAAGACGACGTACGACAGCCGAGGTGAGGTGTCGGCATGCTCGCAGTAGAGGCGCACGGCACGTACAAGATCTTCGGCAAGCGTCCTGAGCGGGGCGTCGAGCGTCTGCGTCAGGGCGCGACTCGTGAGGAGCTGCGTAGGGAGGGTACGACGGCGGCGGTCATTGACGTCTCGTTCGACGTGCAGGAGGGCGAGACTTTCGTCGTCATGGGCCTGTCGGGGTCGGGCAAGTCGACTCTGATCCGGATGGTCAACGGGCTGTGGGAGCCGACCGCAGGTCAGCTAGAGCTGTACGGGGACGACATCGTGCAGATGAACCAGAAGCAGTTGCGCCGCACCCGCCGCGAGAAGGTCAGCATGGTCTTCCAGCACTTCGCTCTGTTCCCTCACCTGACGATCGGCGAGAACACCGCGTACGGCTTAAAGGTCAAGGGTGTCCCCAAGTCAGAGTATGAGAAACGCGCCAACGAGGCGCTCGCTTTGGTCGGACTCAAGGGGTGGGAGGGGGCCCTGCCCGATCAGCTCTCTGGCGGCATGCGGCAGCGAGTCGGCCTGGCCCGGGCGCTCGCAGCCGGAACGGACATCTTGTTGATGGACGAGGCCTTCAGTGCCCTGGACCCGCTGATCAAACGACAGATGCAGGACGAGCTTGTCGAGCTTCAGCAGAAGCTGGGTAAGACGATTCTCTTCATTACCCACGACCTGAACGAGGCGATGCGGCTGGGTGATCGGATCGGGATGATGCGCGACGGCCGCATGGTCCAGATCGGCACCGCGGGACAGATCATCAACCAGCCGGCCGACGAGCCGGTCGCCCAGTTCGTGCAGGACGTGGACCGGGCGCGCGTGCTGACAGCCGGCGCAGTGATGACCAAGCCCGCAGCGCTGGTCTGTGCCGATCAGAGCCTGAGGACGGTGAGCAGTCTCATGGTCGAGCACCAGACCCCGCGACTCTTCGTGGTCGGTCCCGACGACACTCTGCGCGGAGCCATCGACGAGGAGTCCGTCGCCGCCGCGATCGCCCGCGGCAGCGACTCGCTCGACGGGCTGTTCGACGAGGCAGTCGCCAGCACCTCCCAGGAGACGCATCTGTCCGACGTGCTCGCCCTCAGCGCGCACACGCCGCAGGCCCTCGCGGTGGTAGACGATGCGCAGCGGGTCATCGGCGTCTTGTCTCGCGGCACGCTCCTCCAGGCGTTGTGCCAGCAGCGGGGATCGAGTCCAGGGAGCGAGGCCGCCCCGTACCGCCGACGACCAGCGGCCGACCCCTCGCACACGGAGGTGTCGGTGCGATGAGCACCTTCGCCCTGGTCCCCGACGTGCCGCGGATCCCCGTCGGCGACAGGCTCCAGGAGGCCTTCGACTGGCTCAACAACAACCTCGGCCCGTTCTTCGACGCGATCGACACCGGCGGCGGCGGAGCGGTCGACTGGCTTATCGGCGTGCTCGAGGCACCGGATCCCGTGGTATTCGCCCTGCTCTTCGCTCTAATCGGGCTCCTGCTGCGAGGGTGGGAGTTCGCTGTCGTAGCCTTCGTCGGCTTGCTCTTCATCATCGGTGTGGAGCAGTGGGCTGCGGCGATGCAGACGCTGGCGCTGGTCTTGGTGGCCACGGTCATTGCGCTGGTGATCGCCATACCGTTGGGCATCCTCGCGGCGCGCAGTAGGTGGGCGAGCAACGTCATCAAGCCCGTGCTGGACATGATGCAGACAATGCCTGCCTTTGTGTGGCTGGTGCCGGTCGTGACGCTTTTCAGCATCGGCGTCGTACCCGGCGTGGTGGCCACGATCATCTTCGCCCTGCCGCCCGGCGTACGCCTGACCGAGCTCGGGATCCGCGGCGTGGACGGGGAGATAGTCGAGGCATCCAACTCGTTCGGCGCGACCCCGCAGCAGACCCTGTTCGGGGTTCAGCTTCCCCTAGCCATGCCCACCATCATGGCCGGCATCAACCAGGTGATCATGCTCGCCCTGTCGATGGCCGTCATCGCGGGTCTCGTCGGCGCTGAAGGGCTAGGAGGTCAAGTCACCGGTGCTATCGCGACGCTGAACCTCGGGCTCGGTTTCGAGGCCGGACTGTCGGTGGTGATCCTCGCGATCTACCTCGACCGCGTCACGGCCTCCGTCAGTGGCGGCCACGGACTGGCACGACGGCTCTTGTCTCGGCGGAGCCGCACGGCAGTTCAAGAGGACACCGAGGCCGACGACGCCGTCGACCGAGGTGTCAAAACGACAACCATCGGCGGATAGCGCAGCCCGCGACCATCCGACATCCGGGCGGAAACCAATGAACATACGAAACCTGACCATTCGGCTCGGCGCGATCGCTGCCGCTCTCGCGTTGCTTACATCGGGTTGCGGTGCCCGCAGCTCCGACAGCGCAAGCGGCGGCGGGACCGACGAGGTGATCACGATTCCGGTCGTCCAAGGGTGGACCGATCAGGCCAGCACCGCCTACCTGTTCGAGAACATTCTCGAGGACAACGGCTACACCGTCGAGATCAAGGAGATCGCGGACAACGCCCCCATTTACGCGGGCCTGCAGAACGGCGACCTTGACCTCTTTCCCTCTTGCTGGCTGGAGCGCACCCACGCCCAGTACTGGGCGGAGTACAAGGACGACCTCGAGGATCTCGGCACCTGGTACTCGGGCGCCAACCTCTTCTTGGGCGTGCCCGACTACTCAAACGTAACCTCCATCGCCGACCTGCCGGCCAACGCCGCCGAGTTCGACGGCAAGATCATCGGGATCGAGCCTGGCGCCGGCCTGACGGGGGTTGTCAAGGACGACGCGTTTCCGGCCTACGGGCTGGATGAGAACTTCGACCTGGTGCTCTCGTCCACGACCGCGATGCTCACCGAGCTTCAGAAGGCTATTGACGAAGAGAGGGAGATCGTCGTGACGATGTGGGCACCGTTCTGGGCCAACCAGGTCTATCCGATCCGCCCGCTTGAGGACCCTGAGGGTGCCATGGGACAGTCCGAGAATGTGCACAGTATCGCCCGCGCGGGCTTCGCCGCGGACTACCCGAAGGTTGCTGAGATGTTCGCGAACTTCGAGATGACCGACGACCAGTACGGGACACTCGAGGACATGATCGTCAACGACTTCGGCCAAGGAAACGAAGAAGAGGCGGTCGCAGCCTGGCTCGATGCAAACCCGGACTTCGAGCCCGCCCTCGCCAAGTACCTGCAGTAACCCAGCACGGCGTTGGGATCGTGGCAACCACCAACCGAAAGCACGAGGAAACAACGCATGCGTCTCGAAGGAAAGGTCGCGCTCGTCACCGGAGGACGAGGCGGGATCGGACGCGCCATCGTCGAGCGGTTTGTGCAAGAGGGTGCCACGGTCTACGCCGCGGACGTGACCCACACTGGGGCTCTGTCCGAAAGCACCGACAAGCCCGGCACCTTCCTCGAGCTCGACGTGGCAGACGAGGCGTCGGTCGCCGCCGCCTACGCCCGGATCCGTGACGAGGACGGTCGACTCGACATACTGGTCAACGCGGCGGCCGTGAAGGTGGAGGGCACGGTGGCCGAGATCTCCCTCGCCGCGTGGAACAGCAGCTACACCGTCAACGTCACCGGCACATTCTTGATGTCGAGGGACGCACTGCCCCTGCTGAGGACGGCCGCAGAAGGAACGGGCGACGGCGCCATCATCAATATCGGCTCCTACGAGGGCTACATCGCCGACCCCAGGCTCGCGGCCTACTGCGCGACGAAGGGCGCCGTACACGGTCTGACCAAGGCGATGGCCGTCGACCACGGGCCCGAGGGCATCCGCGTCAACGCGATCTGTCCTGGCTACATCGAAACCCCGATGCTGCTGAACTCCCTGGGGGAGTCCGTCCGCGGCGCCGACGGTCGGGGCGTCGAGGAATGGCAGGAGGAAGTCCGCCACATCCACCCATCGCGGCGCTACGGCGCGCCCGAGGACGTCGCCAACCTGACGACGTGGCTCGCCTCCGATGAGGCCCGCTACGCCAGTGGTCAGCTCTGGGTCCTCGACGGCGCCCTGACCTCCCAGGTCCAGCAAATGCGGTTGTGAGGGCCTGAAAGTCTCAGGGCGCGCCCACCGCAGATCCCGGGGGCAGGAGCCGCTCGGCGACCTCTCTGAGCAGTTGTCGCCGGTACGCGGATCTCTTCGCATCCTCAGGCTCAGTGGCCGCCCCGAGTATGAGGCCGTCGATCAGGCTGACGAGCAGAGCGACGATGTCGGCCACCGGGATATCGGGAGAGAAGTCGCCGCGGGCCACGCCCTGGTCGACGACCTCGCGGATCGCGGACTGCCAGGCCTCCTGATTTCGCTGCACGTCGGCGACCAGGTCCTGGTGCCGGGTGGCGGCTGCGCAGGTCTCGAGCCAGACCACGCAGCGATGCCGGTCGCTGATTGACCCCTCGAGCAGCGCCCGCAGCGTCTCCGGCGCCTCGTTGTGGCCGTGCGCGAGCTGCGCCCACTGCGCCGCTCGCCGGACGCTCGCGGTGCGCATCGTCTCGCGCAGCAGCTCGTCGCGGGTCGTGAAGTAGTGCTGGATCAGGCCGATCGACACCCCGGCGGCCGCGGAGACGTCTCGCAAGCGGAGCGCGTCGAAGCCGTGGACGGCGACCAGCTTCTCGGCTGCGGCGAGAATAGCGCTCTTGCGCGCCTCCACTAGGTCATCACGCGTCCGGCTGGTGGCGGGGTGCGTCGATGTCACGGTTCCCTCCCTCGTCGTGCGGTCGATGTGGTGCTTGCCCAGTGACGCGTACACGATAACGTCATACTATCCGCGCGCGCTGGTGATCGAGACGGCGTCGCCGGTGACGGTCGCCATGAGTTGGCTGAGTACCGGCACTGCGGGGTCGTTCCGAGTGACGACCACCAGCCGACGTCGGATGGTGGTCCCGGCCACGTCGCGTGGCGCGGGCCGGGTCCTCGGGTGGCAGAGAGAGGGCCGGAAGCAGCGCGACGGCTTCCGGTGGGCTCCTCCGTGTCGGTGCAGCAGGCGGCCGGCGTCGGTCATGAGTACGCCGCCGGCCCGACCTCTCGAACAG includes the following:
- a CDS encoding glycine betaine ABC transporter substrate-binding protein — its product is MNIRNLTIRLGAIAAALALLTSGCGARSSDSASGGGTDEVITIPVVQGWTDQASTAYLFENILEDNGYTVEIKEIADNAPIYAGLQNGDLDLFPSCWLERTHAQYWAEYKDDLEDLGTWYSGANLFLGVPDYSNVTSIADLPANAAEFDGKIIGIEPGAGLTGVVKDDAFPAYGLDENFDLVLSSTTAMLTELQKAIDEEREIVVTMWAPFWANQVYPIRPLEDPEGAMGQSENVHSIARAGFAADYPKVAEMFANFEMTDDQYGTLEDMIVNDFGQGNEEEAVAAWLDANPDFEPALAKYLQ
- a CDS encoding fumarylacetoacetate hydrolase family protein, which translates into the protein MSTASGEFVDFTLVSFQHRGQEEFAAGMIHDRMVWPLADAHGVPDNVLQACLLAATPDGVDRLRSGVLGPESRSRPTPLDEVRLGSPLSSPEKIICLGLNYVDHATETGFEAPPAPIIFSKFRNSLVGPHDPVVLPRSSHEVDFEGELAVVIGRAAKYVDEADALAYVAGYAVTNDVTARDLQVRTSQWTAGKALDTFAPMGPGLVPAGLVPDPQDLMIETRVNSETMQYDSTKAMIFSVAHTIADLSTMMTLVPGDVIATGTPAGVGFKQDPPRFLTAGDVVEVSIRGIGTIRNPVVAEDDVRQPR
- a CDS encoding type II 3-dehydroquinate dehydratase; translated protein: MRLREGTTKWNFAFINGPNMGQLGKRQGAVFGAVSSLADVNAMVDEFADEIGVSVTHFQSDAESDILHFIHETGASVDGYLINPAGLTWFGLATRDALIDTGVPYMEVHFANVSTWKENTNPGRPDLQSLFSHTATGVFEGMLHHGYLAAVLALALGLDDKGFLNGSQAGEER
- a CDS encoding glycine betaine/L-proline ABC transporter ATP-binding protein, whose protein sequence is MLAVEAHGTYKIFGKRPERGVERLRQGATREELRREGTTAAVIDVSFDVQEGETFVVMGLSGSGKSTLIRMVNGLWEPTAGQLELYGDDIVQMNQKQLRRTRREKVSMVFQHFALFPHLTIGENTAYGLKVKGVPKSEYEKRANEALALVGLKGWEGALPDQLSGGMRQRVGLARALAAGTDILLMDEAFSALDPLIKRQMQDELVELQQKLGKTILFITHDLNEAMRLGDRIGMMRDGRMVQIGTAGQIINQPADEPVAQFVQDVDRARVLTAGAVMTKPAALVCADQSLRTVSSLMVEHQTPRLFVVGPDDTLRGAIDEESVAAAIARGSDSLDGLFDEAVASTSQETHLSDVLALSAHTPQALAVVDDAQRVIGVLSRGTLLQALCQQRGSSPGSEAAPYRRRPAADPSHTEVSVR
- a CDS encoding FAD-binding oxidoreductase; amino-acid sequence: MVAGAGVVGVLTAYRLALSGAEVTLVDAGDLGAGTSGGSFAHANASYAGYWDYVELRRDGVAGYRRLRAELGGAPWLHDTGCLSVHLSEQHEAEFDAHLRRLDDLGHAAERVEGPVTALEPALDVDQVGAAGVFPDEGYVDVPVMLEDLAARLRALGVVVRTGDAVAGVEIDNGQVREVRLRSGTSLPADWLVSCVGRWTDELVALAGVAPTLVAHEPVGGVPVPGLLVVVPAGPTPVSRVVAVDDMNYRPAGEGRTMVWSGSVDMELAREGGASADPATIERLVARVVEAAAEHAATLRGATPLSAIVCQRALPADGLPVVGAVPGLNGLYVVLAHAAITMAPALADIVTLELTGGRTDPRVTRFRPDRLLAKSVADSDQQLEGAS
- a CDS encoding TetR/AcrR family transcriptional regulator, whose amino-acid sequence is MYASLGKHHIDRTTREGTVTSTHPATSRTRDDLVEARKSAILAAAEKLVAVHGFDALRLRDVSAAAGVSIGLIQHYFTTRDELLRETMRTASVRRAAQWAQLAHGHNEAPETLRALLEGSISDRHRCVVWLETCAAATRHQDLVADVQRNQEAWQSAIREVVDQGVARGDFSPDIPVADIVALLVSLIDGLILGAATEPEDAKRSAYRRQLLREVAERLLPPGSAVGAP
- a CDS encoding proline/glycine betaine ABC transporter permease encodes the protein MSTFALVPDVPRIPVGDRLQEAFDWLNNNLGPFFDAIDTGGGGAVDWLIGVLEAPDPVVFALLFALIGLLLRGWEFAVVAFVGLLFIIGVEQWAAAMQTLALVLVATVIALVIAIPLGILAARSRWASNVIKPVLDMMQTMPAFVWLVPVVTLFSIGVVPGVVATIIFALPPGVRLTELGIRGVDGEIVEASNSFGATPQQTLFGVQLPLAMPTIMAGINQVIMLALSMAVIAGLVGAEGLGGQVTGAIATLNLGLGFEAGLSVVILAIYLDRVTASVSGGHGLARRLLSRRSRTAVQEDTEADDAVDRGVKTTTIGG
- a CDS encoding SDR family NAD(P)-dependent oxidoreductase, which codes for MRLEGKVALVTGGRGGIGRAIVERFVQEGATVYAADVTHTGALSESTDKPGTFLELDVADEASVAAAYARIRDEDGRLDILVNAAAVKVEGTVAEISLAAWNSSYTVNVTGTFLMSRDALPLLRTAAEGTGDGAIINIGSYEGYIADPRLAAYCATKGAVHGLTKAMAVDHGPEGIRVNAICPGYIETPMLLNSLGESVRGADGRGVEEWQEEVRHIHPSRRYGAPEDVANLTTWLASDEARYASGQLWVLDGALTSQVQQMRL